In Nerophis lumbriciformis linkage group LG01, RoL_Nlum_v2.1, whole genome shotgun sequence, the genomic stretch tatgttttgtttttcctctgtttgttatATGTTTTTGCTGGTGTTATTTTtcgaaaataataaacaaaaataacaaataaaaataacaaataattaaaaaataataacagtaaCAATAGTAAatcaataactaaataaaatcaaaaactactaTGTATTACTATATTAAGTCATTTTTGCCTGTGTCCGTTTAATTATTACCTAAATTtgtaaacataacaaaaaaattgtttttttagaaAATCGAATCTACCTAATCACTCTAATATCAATCATATACTAATATTACCTTTACTGTCGACACCACCCATTAATTATTCGATCCACCCTTCTTAGTGCAGACACATCAACACTTAGGAGCTGTTAAATgatcctctctctagactcttattaatctactttttaaTTTCTTCTTACTCTCTGCTGTAACGCGGTTCCATTGACACTTTTTAAACTAGACTATGGAAATATTTCttggtgttttttttctccacataTTTGTTCATGAAAATCAACCGACACTGATCGGTGGCCAATCAATTGGCACATTCCCATTTATCACAGAATTTGCAATAAACTACGCATACTGTACTAACTTTTCTGTCATTAACTCACACAACAGTTATCATTGTTTTTTAGTATTTTGTATTACCGGGTATTTCCTGTCCAGCGTTGTTATTTTTTTCACTTCCTCTTTGCCTCAGTTTACCACCATTCCTCTGGTGCAAGCGCTGGCTTCCTGGATGCTTCATGGATCATTTTGCTTTGTATGTCAATGTGTTGCTTTGCGTTTTGCGCTTTCTATGTCTGTTTGAGccttgtgcacttccctgctgcacatgtttgtttttgtcataaaaaacattttacctgCGCTAGGCcttccgtctctgcatcctggcgtCACAACAAACACAGCCGTGACACGAAATGAAAAATGTTTGCACATGTATATAGTCAgaacaatgcattttctttatctaATTGAactttttgtacattttatctttattattctattattattattttttcaataccCCCATTCCTCTGGTGCAAGCGCTGGCTTCCTCACCTGTccatgattggcaatcaggacacacctgtcgctgGTTGCCAGTCAGGATGCTTCATGGATGATTTTGCTTTGTATGTCAATGTGTTGCTTTGCGTTTTGTGCTTCCTATGTCTGTTTGAGCCTTGTGCACTTCTATGCTGCACGTGCttgtttttgtccttaaaaaaacattttacccgCACtacgcctgccgtctctgcatcctggcgtTACTACGAACACAGCCGTGACACGAAACGAAAAATGTTTCGCATGTCAGAACAATACATTTTCTTTATCTAATTGAactttttgtacattttatatttattattattattatttttttttttaccaccatTCCTCTGGTGTAAGCGCTGGCTTCCTCACCTGTCCATGACTGGCAAtcaaggacacacctgtccctggttgccaatcaggatgcttcatGGATGATCAGAACAATGCATTTTCTTATCTAATTGAACTTTTTGTACATTTGATCTTTATTAgtctattattatattttattgcatGACTGCACCAGAGAATACGCTGCTTTTGATTTATTTGTACAGTTGCAATAAAATGCATTTATAATGTTTActaataaatagggatgtccgataatggctttttgccgatatccgatattccgatattgtccaactcttaattaccgatactgatatcaaccaataccgatatatacagtcttaacacattattatgcctaatttgtagggatgtccgataatggctttttgccgatatccgatattccgatattgtccaactctttaattaccgataccgatatcaaccgataccgatatgtacattcgtggaattaacacattattatgcctaatttggacaaccaggtatggagaagataaggtccttttgaaaaaaataaaataaaataaaaaataagataaataaattaaaaacattttcttgaataaaaaagaaagtaaaacaatataaaaacagttacatagacactagtaattaatgaaaatgagtaaaattaactgttgaaggttagtaatattagtggaccagcagcacgcacaatcatgtgtgcttacggactgtatcccttgcagactgtattgatatataatgtaggaaccagaatataaataacagaaagaaacaacccttttgtgtgaatgagtataaatgggggagggaggttttttgggttggtgcactaattgtaagtgtatcttgtgttttttatgttgatttaataaaaaaaaaaaaataattaacaaaaataaaccgatacctataataaaaaaacaaaacgatactgattatttccgatgttacattttaaagcatttatcggccgataatatcggcagctaggccgatattatcggacatctctactaaattggacaaccaggtatggtgaagataaggccctattaaaaattttttataaaataaaataagataaataaattaaaaacattttcttgaataaaaaagaaagtaaaacaatataaaaacagttacataaaaacgagtaattaatgaaaatgagtaaaattaactgttaaaggttagtactattagcggaccagcagcacacacaatcatgtgtgcttacggactgtatcccttgcagactgtattgatatatattgatatttaatgtaggaaccagagtattataacagaaaacaacccttttgtgttaatgagtgtgaatgagtgtaaatgggggagggaggttttttgggttggtgtactaattgtaagtgtatcttgtgttttttatgttgatttaataaaaaaaaacacaaaaaagaaccgatacgataataaaaaaaccgataccgataatttccgatattacattttaaagcatttagcggccgataatatcggcaggccgatattatcggacatctctactaataaaaTGTTTCCCTTACTCCCCGAAACAGCGGCTATATTTTGTGGATTTTTCTGTAACTGGACACTGTAGGAACTAAACATACACTATGTTAATTTTGCCTTTAAATTTGACTCAAGTTTTTAATTTTTCTCAAACTgatacacacacctatacactATTTTACCATTTTATTGatgatttaatttaatattaatactttttataaaagaagaagaaagagggatGGACTATTAGGTGTGTactttagaccagtggtcccccacctttttgtagctgcggaccggtcaacgcttgaatttTTTTCCCACGGaccgtatccctgcagactgtattgatctctattgatatataatgtatatattgtgttgtttatgttgatttaatacaaataaaataaaataataataataataataaatatatatatatatatatatatattattttttttattttttattaaatcaacataaacaacacaatatatacattatatatcaaaaaaaaaaaaaaaaaatatatatatatatatatatatatatatatatatatatatatatatatatatatatatttttttttttttttctttttttctttttttttttttcttgtgcggcccggtaccaatcagtcCACGGACCGGGGACTACTGCTTTAGACCTACTGCACTAAGAGTTGTGTGTGATATTTTGACCTGGCAACACGATTGGTTGTGCTTATGACGTCACCACAATGGCGCGGCAGTTTCaaagtgtctgtgtgtgttttgaAAAGACCCCTGACGCCAATGTGCTCTTGTTTTTGAGAAAAGGCAGTGAATTTTCCGTCAAAAATTCTGTCAATATATGTATATTCTATGAGACGTCCTATCTATGGAACACAGAGAAACGTCTATGTCGGCCAACTTTGCAGGTAAGTGCAATACGGACTACTGTGGGTTTGGCTGTTAGCATTGTGATGCTAACATAAGTCGAGGAGGTACCGGTAATAAGTAACTTGTATGTTTCTACGGATAAGGTAGATATTCTTATCGTTCGAGTAACAACATTAGTCACCAATTTCCAACAGTACTACCTATAGCGATTGATAATGGCAGATATTCTTAATTTAGTAAGAAAACCAATGTTAGCTTCATGAAGTCTAATGCTCATTCATTTTGATAGCATTTTCTTGTGTTGAGACTGGAGTAGACTTAAACTATGTAACTTTTAGTCTGCTTCCACTGGTATCCTTTTCCATAAATATATATCATTAAGTGGACTTTTCTCATTTCCACCATAGTagtagtactttaaaaaaaaaatcacaattatacaataaaataagcacaATTGTGATTTAACAAAGTGTATCAGTAGAATTTTGGTTCTTACCTCTTTTGTTCCCTGTCACATCAGGAGGGCATAAGCAGAAGAGGGAAAGGTGTAAATATCAAATAATTTACAGGATTACATGCAGCAACAAACCTTTTTTCTATTTCACAATTAGGCCACATTACCTTGACCAGATTCCATGTTCAGATATGTTTTCACCTCATTTTGTTTTACATGTCCAAAAATGTACATGTGTTACAACAACCAACTGTTGCATGGTGATgattcacagaacaacacagCTTCGTTACTCACCTCTCTTCGTTCATTTTCTTCTTCATCATGTCTCTCCTCCAGGCGGGCATCGATGCCAGACGTGCCGCCTCCTCGTCAGCCTGTCAAGGTCGGCAGAGCGACAAATACTGTGTGAGTAAACCCTCGAAAAGTGCGCCTACTTTGTATAACCCTTCATTTGAAAGATATGTCGTCGTACACAAAAACAAAGAGCAGAAACTGACTGACTTCTGTTGCCATGTCAGGGTCTGTCTAGTAACTGGCTAGAAGAATAAAAGTCAGTTCATTGTTTTAATAGTATGGGAGAGTCTTTTTAGGAATGTTCTGAACTCTTGTTTCCATGCCAGTTTTGCATTGATTTGATTAATGCTGCTGGGATGAGTTTTTGCAGCATTGATGTAGCTTAACTTCCCATAGATAATGTACTGTTCTTTATATAGCACACTAGTTGAAACTAAATCAACAGGTTGTAGGCTATAGTGCACTCCATTTTGCTGCAGATGCTTTAAGAAACAATTCATCAACAATCTATTCAACATTATATTATTCTGGTTATGAATTTTAATCTGTGAAACAGCCTTTATAGACTGCTCAAAGCAGTAGAGTGTATATGGGgacatatatacagtactttAACATACAAGATACATAAAAACATACGGCAAACAGTGCACATAATATGCATTCCTCTCCTGTTTCTCTAACATAACAAGAGGTTTTCTCAGACAGCGCTGATGAGTAACTGGATTCTATTCTGTCTTTTTTTAGACTGTAATGGGAGAGGCAGGAACCAGGGCAGCCATCTTGGATTTTCTCTTTAACCGGACAAGATACATTACCCCGATGCATTTATAAGTATTTCACTTGCCTTGGCAAACACAGATCCAGGTAAGGTTATCTATGTCGTGAATTTTTTATCACTCCCCTGGGAAttaaaaaatacagcaaaaattacCCGATTCGTTTATTTGATATGATGTATGTGATAGTATTTTTGATTTCATGGAAACTATATTCTGATGTTTTTAACAACTAATAACACCACAACCTACATTTTTACTGGTTCAAAATAGCATCTTTTTGAACCAAAAATATAAGAACGccactaattaccgtatttttcggagttcaagtcgctccggagtataagtcgcaccggccgaaaatgcataataaagaaggaaaaaaacatatataagtcgcactggagtacaagtcgcatttttgggggaaatttatttgataaaacccaacaccaagaatagacatttgaaaggcaatttaaaataaataaggaatagtgaacaacaggctgaataagtgtacgttatatgactcataaataaccaactgagaacgtgccttgtatgttaacgtaacatattatggtaagagtcattcaaataactataacatatagaacatgctatacgtttaccaaacaatctgtcactcctaatcgctaaatcccatgaaatcttatacgtctagtctcttacgtgaatgagataaataatattatttgatattttacggtaatgtgttaataatttcacacataagtcgctcctgagtataagtcgcacccctggccaaactatgaaaaaaactgcgacttatagtccgaaaaatacagtagtatcaTTTGCGATTTAAAAGAAcaggttaaaaaataaatgtccatATTTTTAACTAATTAATTGAATACAAAATTGTTGTTGGCGTTGAATACGATGACAGACAAGCATGGCTGTCACTCACGgctctgtctgtctatctatctattgaTATAAGCAATATTAATAGCATCAGTAGAGAGTTGTTAATGTTTGCTTGTTATTGTGAATAAATCCAATGTGTAATGATATTTCAATTTTAAAGTTAACCCATTGACTGCTTTCCCATTTAGGCCGTGAGTTGATGAAGAGTTGCGGTAACCTCCTTACGGTTTTTAAGCCACAGATAGCATGACAGCGGGAGGTGCTAAGAGGGTTATTTGAAGGTAATCTCAATGCTGGAAGACGTAATAAGAAAAGTGTGGGACTTGAACGTTGAGCGCCTCGCAGCAGGGTGGTGAACAATAACAGTCTATGTAACAAACTGTCTGTATTCTATTAagtgttttttaatcatttaacaTGATGCAAAACTCTGCTTTAACAAAGAACTAATACGAAGTAGTCACAAAGATGTAAACAACTTTATTTATCATAGCCCAAAACCAAAACAGTAGGGGAACACATTCAAATCTTAAAACCTAGCAAATCTACAAGCACATAAATGATTCTAAACTAGTTGTAACTCATGTTGCAATGACAAGATCCCGGTAATAGGTGAATGCTTCATATTTCAGCAATGTTGTTGCATCTTCTTTACCTGGAAGTCTTTACATGTCAAATACAAGCTCTTTTTGTACTGCATGTTTTATTCcttacaataaaaacaagcaatttAGATCTGATAAAGTCCTGCCTTCCTGTAAGTAAAATTGTATTTGCAATGCATTTTGCCATTCAGCACACAGACGCTCAACGCAAACGCTACATAGCGTGTATGGCAAATCTTTTACAActttttacaaaactttaaacATTCAGTCATTATGATGGAGGACCTGAAGGCAAGGTTCTTTTTTCATTTACAATGTTTCTTATAAAATACATTTCTAATGGTTGAAACATGTTTTGGGACTTTGACACCatagacattttatttttattctttataTCCACTTCACAATAAGGTATAAATAGATGCTCTGTGTTTTGCAGCTGCTAAGTCACTCATGTGACATGGCCTCAAAGTGAATGCCCCATTTTACTCAACATGTAAGAAGGTAGGCAGGTTTATTTTCCTAATTATGCTAGTAATGCATGTGCAATGTACATTTATAATCAAAGCTGTTAGATGTCAAAAAGCTCAGCTTCTTTTTCCTTCCAGAAGGAAAAGCTTCGATCAATGTATCTAATGATCTCCTCATTGCTAAACTCTTTTAGTTCATAGATTACTTTGATTGAGTCTTCACTATGTCCAGGTAGAGGTTGAGCAACTGGTGTTTGAGCGAAAGTTCTAACAGTTAACTCTTTAACTGGGACTGCTCCTTTGTTTTCTTTGGTGTTGTGGGTGGGTGTGTCTGGTTGTGTTGcatcagtatatgtgtgtatgcccTGAATCTCATCCTGATCTAAACAAGAACCTTTGGGAACCATTTGTTCAGTCAACATCTTGTGCTCAATTTCTTTAAGATCACGCTGTGCATTGTCTAATGGGTTCAGCATGGTATTTTGATCAACATATGGATTAGTGTCCAAGGCACCATCCAAGGCCAAGGGCGTGACTAATTGTGAGGCTGGTGGGGCATGTGTTGGTGGCGGTAGGGGTACAGGATGCGCAGGTGGTGGAGGAGGTGGAGGATGACAAGGTGGAGGGGGAAGTGGCTCTTCTTTTGGATTTAATCTCACCGCAGGAGACATGGAATGCAGAGAAGCTGTCATCACACCTCCCTCATCAACAGAGTCCCCAAAGTACTTCAGCTTGATGTCCTCAAATCCATCCACCCAATCTCGCTTTCCTCTCTCAAGTTCCTCCATGACCTCCTTGTGGAACAGCTTTATGACCTCCCACGGATGCCTACCGAGACGATCAAACATCTCGTAGCACAAGAGGTGGCGGAATTTGCGCTCACTGCGAGACATGTTCATTTCCAGCAGCTGGAAATATCCGAGCATGAAAAGGTCAAGGGTCAGGCTTTCATAGCTCACAGGTGAACCATTGATGTGAGGCAGGAAATGTTCTGGCCAGTAGATCATCTGGGCTCGACTCAGCCTGCGAATCTGGCGACTGGGCACCTGGCTCATGATGGTTCTCCAGTGGCCGATCAGTTTTCCAACTACCTGCTTGGACTTCATGAAAAGGAAGAGCTTGTCGTCATCACTCTTCCTCTCTCCAATGTTGTTTGTGTTATTCTGAGTCAAGTTCTCCCAGCCCACCTCTGGATTATTTCCCCTTCTGCCAGTTTGACAGAATTCAGAGATGGTGTACTTGCGCCAGTGTTCGAGGAACAGGAAAACAATCCTCTCTTTCCTTGTTTCAATGCATTCCTGAACATAGCTGAGATCTGTCTGCACTTCCAAACTTCTTGTTAGATGGTCATTATTTAAAATAGGGTCTGTTGAAAGAACCTGGTTAAACTCTTTAATGTTGGTTGAAACCATGATCTCGGTGGATGCATAGGTTTGAGGCACATGAGAGGCCACAATAACTGGCTCTTCAACAAGCTTTAACTCCTCCACTGAAGATAAAACACCATTGATGTGGGAGTGAGGGGCACTAACAGAGGAGAATGCAACATCTTTCTGGTAAACTGTCTTTGGAAGATTACTAGTCTTACTTACAACTGGGAGTGAGCTCTGGCGTTTATACACCCTAGTCTCTTTATTTACAGACTGTAACTGACTATTAATTTCGTAATTGGCCTTAAGGTTCTTCACAGAAACACCAAACTGCTTTATTTCCTTCTCCACTTCTTCCTTTGTGGAGAAGGACTGAGAACGTCCGATAAATACTGTGCCAATGGATCCAGCTGTATCTGACTGACTAGCTGCTGAATCATTTTCCCCTTTTAGAGAATATGCAGGATTTATAAGATCCAGAATGTCAATCTCTTTACCCCCTAGGGTGGCGAGAAGAATAGCCATACTTTTCAGCAAAGTAGAAATCTTGCTGCACCAGGCTGGAAGATCTTCAGCTTGGCCATGCACCTGTTTTGGATTTACTGAGAAATGTCCTTGAGTGAGAGCTGCGGAAACGGGTAAAAGCTGATGAAGCTCCTGCTCAAGTTCTTCCAGTTCTTTCTCGACTTCCGACACTTTGTGCATCACTTGCAGGTTCTCGATTTGCTTTTCAATACGGTTGAGATCACTCTCGGTCATCAGTTCACCAAATGGGCCCAAAATAGCATTGTAGATGTGGGAGTAGTGCCATTCCTGAGGCTGGTAGTGCCCACTCGCCGCAAACTAAATCAGAGGTCAAAGGAGACCAAGAGACAAGAAAATGGGAGGGAGGGGATGGATTCCTTCAGAATGGAGTTCCTTGTTTCAACACACGCTTCATTGCACAGCCTTCTGGACACACAGGATTTACATGGATTTAGTGGTGCAATGGCACTGCCTCATTCCCAGCATCAAACTCTTAAGTGAGTACAATAAGTGTTGACACTTTTTCTGTCCTATTCTTCATGCCGAATGACTACACGGCTTTTGTATAAAGAGGTATATAGTAGGTTATGGATGtgttaattgtatgtacatttacatatgcCACCAGTATATTTATGTCAAATAGATTCCTCTATTAGTTGTGTTCCTGTTATTAATTGCTAGAGTAGGAATATACGTATTTTATCTTTGATTATGCATTCATCAGTTGTAGGGCGCTTTGAAGCCCATAATCAGTGCAATGGATTGCACCAACTTTGTCACCCAACAGTGATATTCAAAAACAATGGCTTTGTGGTTGGTTGCGAGCTGACCTGTTATTCTCAGATGTAGTAAGGTATTGTTCACCACattacttttgtacaaataaagaTATGGATTAAACTCTAttagctttcttttttttttatccgcaCTCCTTATATGATTCAAAAGCACCTTGTTAGTATTTTTTTCGTTTTGTTAAATGCTGATGTTTGACATGTAGTGTGAATAGGCTTGACATCACACCACTAAATCTGCATGTATTAACTTGAAACCACAAGACTCCATCATCAAACACCATGTCAATAGTGCGAATCAAATTTCCAAGTGTTCTCTTTGCTGGGATGGACAATGGAGCCAAGTCTTCACATCACTCCAAAGACTCTGTTAGTAAATACTGTTTGAAAAACATGCAGCAATCCCCAAGAAATACTGAACACATGCACATTGGAGCTAGTAATGCAAAGGACCATTCCATGCACTAAACTAACACACTTAGAGTATCGCTACAGTAGTTGTCAGCattactgaacaacatcaaattgttaAGGAGTATTAGGTTCTTAATCAACCAGAGTTGTGATGTCAATAAGCAATGACTGATCAAGATAGATAATTTATTCTAAAAAGAATGTAATCCCTTTAATAAATAGTGCTTGAGTTTTCCTGGGTGATTAAACTTTAAACACTCATCTGAAGGAAGAGAAAGGGAGAAATGTCCAAGATAAACGCATGCATCAACACAAcaatctatgtaaaaaaaaaaaaaaatccacttccAGATCCATTTGTATCCCATTTGTGTGGTGTGATTATTGTTCATCAAAACAACCAAATTTAACATTCTTACTTTGTATTCTTCACAACACACAACTGAGATAGGTGAAATGTGACAAGACTTCTGTGCCTACCTTGCGTTTGTGCTCGTCCTCCTCTTGCATCTTGACCTGAAGCTTTCGTACCATCACCTGCCTCTTCCATTCAGGGATAGCTTTTCCTTGCTCATCATGAGTGGGCACCAGAACCTCAACATCTGCAAGGCTTGACTTTCGGCCTGATTGTGCTCCTCCTGTGCCCATAACACCGCCTCCATTGATTACAGAATTTAAGGGAAGTTGCTCGAAACTGGCCGAAGCTGACAAGGTCCTTGATGTTCCAGAGCCAGGTGGACTAGGTGCAGGACTTGGTGTTGTAGGTGGGGAGAAGACCGATGCATTAGACACAGGAGAAGATGACGTCTTGG encodes the following:
- the LOC133616422 gene encoding espin-like protein gives rise to the protein MTESDLNRIEKQIENLQVMHKVSEVEKELEELEQELHQLLPVSAALTQGHFSVNPKQVHGQAEDLPAWCSKISTLLKSMAILLATLGGKEIDILDLINPAYSLKGENDSAASQSDTAGSIGTVFIGRSQSFSTKEEVEKEIKQFGVSVKNLKANYEINSQLQSVNKETRVYKRQSSLPVVSKTSNLPKTVYQKDVAFSSVSAPHSHINGVLSSVEELKLVEEPVIVASHVPQTYASTEIMVSTNIKEFNQVLSTDPILNNDHLTRSLEVQTDLSYVQECIETRKERIVFLFLEHWRKYTISEFCQTGRRGNNPEVGWENLTQNNTNNIGERKSDDDKLFLFMKSKQVVGKLIGHWRTIMSQVPSRQIRRLSRAQMIYWPEHFLPHINGSPVSYESLTLDLFMLGYFQLLEMNMSRSERKFRHLLCYEMFDRLGRHPWEVIKLFHKEVMEELERGKRDWVDGFEDIKLKYFGDSVDEGGVMTASLHSMSPAVRLNPKEEPLPPPPCHPPPPPPPAHPVPLPPPTHAPPASQLVTPLALDGALDTNPYVDQNTMLNPLDNAQRDLKEIEHKMLTEQMVPKGSCLDQDEIQGIHTYTDATQPDTPTHNTKENKGAVPVKELTVRTFAQTPVAQPLPGHSEDSIKVIYELKEFSNEEIIRYIDRSFSFWKEKEAELFDI